The proteins below come from a single Epinephelus moara isolate mb chromosome 19, YSFRI_EMoa_1.0, whole genome shotgun sequence genomic window:
- the fbxo9 gene encoding F-box only protein 9 isoform X7 produces the protein MAEDNTDMGGTIEDEDEGSDDPNLQELNAFRAQWMSELKPSSDMSGLNSRMLRSKGLKRAQDIAMEEKATELFLRAVEEEQNGAVYEAIKFYRMAMQLVPDIEFKINYSRPSDADRVGGNYMEDNDVDGEIEDLLAYFEQQLTLESFPKICTPELDLTQMHISALPREILMYIFRWVVSSDLDMRALEQLSLVCRGFYICARDPEIWHSACLRVWGRNCTKLVPFKSWREMFLQRPRVRFDGVYISKTSYIRQGEESLDGFYRAWHHVEYYRYLRFFPDGFVIMLTTPEDPLSIVPRLRTKNIRMDSALLGHFRLSQETDNQTKVFAVVCKKKEEKATEFQRNRFCRRNPAPEAEHNFHVGLHLSSGGRQSFSKLVWIHHSCHITYKLTGETVITAFDLDSMYTPFFFARVKSYTAFSEQPL, from the exons ATG GCTGAAGATAATACAGATATGGGAGGTACTATCgaggatgaagatgaaggaTCAGATGACCCAAATCTTCAG GAGCTCAATGCGTTCAGAGCTCAATGGATGTCCGAACTCAAACCGAGCTCTGACATGAGTGGACTGAACAGCCGAATGCTGCGATCGAAAGGTCTGAAGAGGGCACAAGATATCGCCATGGAAGAGAAA GCCACAGAGCTGTTCTTGAGAGCTGTTGAGGAGGAGCAGAATGGAGCTGTCTATGAGG CTATCAAGTTCTATCGCATGGCTATGCAGCTTGTGCCTGACATTGAGTTTAAAATCAACTACAGCCGTCCTTCTGATGCAGACCGAGTTGGAGGAAACTA CATGGAAGACAATGATGTTGATGGTGAGATCGAGGATCTACTTGCCTACTTCGAGCAGCAGCTCACACTGGAAAGCTTTCCAAAGATCTGCACTCCTGAGTTGGATTTGACTCAGATGCACATTTCAG CCTTGCCGCGGGAAATCCTGATGTACATATTTCGTTGGGTAGTGTCGAGTGATCTGGACATGCGAGCCCTGGAGCAGCTCTCTTTGGTTTGCCGCGGGTTTTACATTTGTGCAAG GGACCCTGAGATTTGGCACTCAGCCTGTCTAAGAGTGTGGGGACGGAACTGCACCAAACTGGTGCCCTTCAAATCCTGGAGGGAGATGTTTCTGCAAAGGCCTCGTGTCCGTTTTGATG GTGTTTACATCAGCAAGACATCATACATTCGTCAAGGAGAGGAATCCCTGGATGGATTTTACAGGGCTTGGCATCATGTTGAGTACTACAG GTACCTCCGGTTCTTCCCTGACGGCTTCGTCATCATGCTGACCACCCCTGAGGACCCTCTGTCCATTGTTCCTCGCTTGCGTACCAAGAACATCAG AATGGATTCTGCTCTGCTCGGTCATTTCCGTCTGTCACAGGAGACAGATAATCAAACCAAAGTTTTTGCTGTTGTCTGCAAGAAAAAGGAGGAG AAAGCGACCGAGTTTCAAAGGAATCGGTTCTGCAGGCGGAACCCAGCTCCGGAGGCTGAACACAACTTCCACGTGGGACTACATCTGTCCTCTGGGGGGCGTCAGAGTTTCAGTAAGCTGGTGTGGATCCACCACTCCTGCCACATCACTTACAA GCTCACCGGGGAAACAGTTATCACAGCGTTTGACCTGGACAGCATGTACACACCCTTCTTCTTTGCACGCGTGAAGAGTTACACTGCTTTCTCCGAGCAGCCTCTTTAA